A region from the Arachis ipaensis cultivar K30076 chromosome B01, Araip1.1, whole genome shotgun sequence genome encodes:
- the LOC107607673 gene encoding uncharacterized protein LOC107607673: MKKKKKIEPYQEEQQHQHHKQEQKELEILKAVAQAWYSHSGSSKPMSEFDARRRNFKVKPSRFKLEVMRDTGSSSFSSPCYWNFQQSLWDSYELVTVSRRIETGLDLDNNPFDDLCGSIQSQRRRKLESKNSLRNLFSHFSSRRFNAAKIPQENDT, from the coding sequence atgaagaagaagaagaagatagagcctTATCAGGAAGAACAACAGCACCAGCACCACAAACAAGAACAAAAAGAGTTGGAAATATTGAAAGCAGTGGCACAAGCCTGGTACAGCCACTCAGGAAGCTCTAAACCTATGAGTGAGTTTGATGCACGCAGAAGAAACTTCAAAGTGAAGCCTTCAAGGTTCAAGCTAGAAGTAATGAGGGACAcaggttcttcttctttttcttcacctTGTTACTGGAATTTTCAGCAGTCACTTTGGGATTCATATGAACTTGTGACAGTGTCAAGAAGGATTGAAACGGGGTTGGATCTAGATAATAACCCTTTTGATGACTTATGTGGTTCGATTCAAAGCCAACGGAGGCGAAAGCTGGAGAGTAAGAATAGCCTCAGAAATCTGTTCTCTCATTTTTCTTCTAGACGGTTTAATGCTGCCAAAATTCCACAGGAAAACGATACATGA